The nucleotide window AATCAGCACTGGCATCTCCTCCTGGCTCAACTGCTGATATTTCAGTTTGTATACCCCGCCGATTACCCAAATATTATTCCCCGCTGGCTCTTCGATGAACTGATGGCGCGGGCCCATCAGCAATATGAGCTGCCTGCTGCAGTAACACGCGTTTGCCGTGGCCCCTTCATCGATCAGACACAATATGAGATAGATATCAAAAAATGGAATTATAAAGCGTATACTATTAAAACCGTTTGACTATGCAGGAAGAAAAACGCACTGTGCGCATTGCAGCCCTGGCCGATCTGCATATTACCAACACCGACAAAGGTACATGGACGGATTGTTTTAAAGAGATAAATACCAGCGCCGACATATTGCTTCTATGTGGTGATCTGACCGATACCGGTGATGAATCGGAAGCGGAAATTCTGTACAATGACCTGAAATCCCTTAACATACCAGTGGTGGGGGTGTTAGGTAACCACGACTATGAAAAAGGACGTCAGAAAATTATCCGTAACATCATACAGGGGCATAACAACGTGCATATCCTGGATGGTGAAGCGGTTGTATTACATGATATTGGTTTTGCCGGCGTAAAAGGCTTTGGCGGTGGTTTTAATGGTCATATGTTGTCGATGTTCGGTGAAAATGCGATGAAAGCCTTTGTACAGGAATCTGTAGACGAAGCGCTTCACCTCGACAGGGCATTGGCCAAAATCGAAAAAGAACATCCTGGCATGAAAAAAATTGCAGTATTACACTATTCTCCGCTAGCGGAAACTATTACCGGAGAGTCAGAACAGATATATCCCTTCCTGGGGTCGTCCAGGCTGGCAGAACCACTCATCCGGCGTAAAGTGACTGCTGCCTTTCACGGGCATGCTCACCAGGGGAAGTTGCAGGGAATGCTGGAAGACGTAAAGATCTTCAATGTTGCCAGGCCCATCCTGCTGAAAGAAGGATTGCCCAAGCCCTTCTTTATCTTTGATATTTAGCTTTTCAAAAACAAAAGGGACCACCTTACGGCAGTCCCTTCAATTCATTTTTACAGATTACAGATCTTCTGACAGTGGTTCATCCCCGGCAAGTTCTTCCTCATCAATAGGTGTTTGTTCCGGAACATCTTCTGCTGCCCTTTTTTGTTCTTCTTCCTTGTGTTTGTTATGGGGACTTACATTCTTCAGCGGATCATCCTCTGTCACCTTTTTGTGTTCCTTGCTCCGGTCAGGGCCGGTGGGTCTGTCGTTTGCTGGCATACTGAATGGTTTTAGGATGAAGAAAAACCGGTACGCTATCAGCCTAATTTACGATGGTAGGCTTCTTCCCATGCATTGATAGCCTGTTCTATGGTGTCACCTGTTCCCAGGATAACCCCATCGCATCCCGCCCCAAATACGCAAAAATATTCAGGCCCGTCTTTGTATACATCGGGCATGAAATTCCTGGCGACAGGAGGGAGTGCCGGATTACTATAGTCTACCTTTACATGTTCTCCTTCCAATGAGAAATGGTTCATATTCGAGCTGTTTTCTCTCCTGATATAGGATAAAAAACCATGCCGTTGAATGCTCCCGTTTTCTTCGTTTTCTACAATAAAAGCAATGAAATGTCCAACGTCTGAGACTGCCTGCCGTCCTATCTTTGCGCTGGCAAACCGGACCTTCGGTAATAAATCACTTTTAATTCTAAAAACATGAAGCTTTATATGCATTTGTATTTCGTGCTGAGTGTGCTATTGGTTTTTGCTGCATTATTGGTATTGGCAGGAAATATTTTATGGTAAGATTATCATTTACAATAATTGTTGGTTAACAATAACCGGGGTATTCCTATCCCGGTTTTTTAATGGATTGTGTACGTTGTTCTACGACTGAAAAATACTGCCACGCTTGCTGGTAGCGGGTTATACGCCCATTGAGCTATGGGGACAGGAAGAAGGAAACAGTGGCCGCCATAAAAAATACGTAACTTCCCTGCATGATGTCTTCTCCCGAAAATATAATCCCTCAACTGGTCACCGAACTGCTGGGCCAGGAAGCGTCTATGCCATATGATCTGTTACTGCTGGCCGACCCTTCTATCGATATGATCAATACCTATATCAGCGGTTCCTATGTATATATTGCCCTGCTGGAAAAAGCACGGGTAGGGGTATACGTTTTATTGCCGCTGGACAACGAAAAGGTTGAAGTGAAAAACATTGCAGTACATGAGGCCTGGCAGGGCCGTGGCATCGGTAAATACCTGCTGCAGGATGCCGCTGTCAAAGCCAGATCACTGGGCTTTACCACATTGGTGATCGGTACCGGCAACTCCAGTGTGGCGCAGCTATATCTGTATCAGCGCAGTGGTTTTGATATTACTGCGATTCACCGTAACTTTTTTATAGAGCATTATACAACACCCATCTATGAAAACGGTATCCAGTGCAAACACATGATCATGCTCGAAAAACCGTTGTAGCAAATGACATTATTTCCAGAAGCCCTGCGCCTGTATCTGGGTACCGGTGCAGCCTCTTGCTTTCAATAGTTTACGTAAGGCCGCTACCAGATGGGAGTTGCCAACGAGGTAGTATTGCCAGGAGGCGTGTAAAGGCAGGGTTTCCAGCTGGGCTAACAATGTCTCCGGACTGGCGACTGTTTCCAGCGGTAACTCCGGGAACGCCTGTACGAAATATTTGCGGTGGGTCGTTTCCGGGAGTACTACCATGCCGGATATCCAGCTATAGGAGGATGCCAGCTGTTGCAGGGCATTGAAATGTCCAATGGCGCTCTGATCACCGAGCATTACAAGATGGGCGCCCTGTTTCACATGTTGGCGGCTACCATCAATACCGATATAATTAAAAACATCACCTGGACGAAGCTGGCTGGCCCATAAGCTGCCGGTACCCTGGTGGGCGGCATCTACAAAAAGGGTGCAGGTACTGGTGCTGGCATTCCAGCGGGCAGGGGTATAATCGCGGTAGTGATAAGGTGCCACACGGCATTTGATATGAGGAGGTGTTTGCCACTGATGCATCTTTACACCAGGGAGGTGCAGGTCTATTTCATAAAAACTGGCCGGCTCCCAATGCCGTATTTCCAGTATGGATCCTTGTTTGTTGATGGCTTTTTCAATAAAACTGATACGGTTGTTGTGAATGACAGCTGATCCCATTGTGCTCATTTTATACTGCAAAGCAACAAACGAATGAGTACCTGGAAAATAGACAATCACTGGTAATGATTGGACAAATCGCGGTACCGGGCCCGGAAGTCCAGCGGTGTCTCACCTGCCAGCTTGCGGAACACCCGTGAGAAGTAGGTATGGTCATCATAGCCGATACGGAAGGCTACTTCTTTGGTGGTAAGGTCGGTATAATACAGCAGCCTTTTGGCTTCCAGCAAGGATTCCTGTTGGATCCAGTGGCTAACGGGAAAACTGGTCTGTCCTTTCACCAGCTCGTTGAGATAGGAGAGGGAGAGGTTCATCATATCGGCGTAGGCTGCAGGGCTTTTTACCGTGAGGACATTTTTTTTCACCAGTTCCCTGAACTGATGGGTGACGTTATAGGCTCTGTCGTGCTGCCTGCCGGGCTGCGTTGCTGTCTGCAACAGGGTAGTAGCCACCATGCCGAGAAAGGCATCAACCAGTGCATGCATTACTTTTCGTTGGGGCATGCCGGTAGGATGGCTGTTGTGTTGTTGCCATATCAGTTGCAGACATTGGGCGAAAGGGCTGGCTTCCTGTAGTGGAATAAAATGTTGTTCGTTTTTTGTTTTCTCGAAGATATTTCTCCAGGTGTTCTGTACCAGCGGGATATCTACTGAGAGAAACCAGCCAGCCACCTCCGTCGTGGCCAGATAACGATGCACCTGACCGGGGCAGATGTAACCGATGGTATTGCCCACTGCATGGTGCAGCTCGAAGTCTATCATCAGTTGCATGGTGCCGCTTTCCTGCAGGAAGAAGATGTAGTAGTCGTCGCGGTGGGGATCCAGGTGTTGGTGCTGACCGGGTTGGTCACGAATATATTTTATTTCGAAGCCTTTGCCGAAGGTAGCTTTATGTACGGGTACCTGATTTTTTCTTTGCTGTTTGCTGCGCATATATTTTTTATTTAGGAAGATAACAGCGCGAAGGCTGTTTCTGCTGCTCCCAATGCGATGGAGGCATCTTCTGCGGCGCTGAGGCTCCAGGCGGCAGAGAGACCGCTGTAGGCCACGATCCATTTCAGGAGACGCTGTGGTTCTATGTTGGCGGCGGAGGCTACAACTGCCACCTGCCGGGCGAGGCGTCCGGGTGCCAGCGATGTTTCCAGGTCCGGGTTGCAGAAGATATGGGCATAGTCGAAGCCTCTGTCACCTACCAGTCTTCTGGGATCGATGGCCACCCATCCGCGGGTGCCACCATCGAGTACATTGGTATGGTGAAGATCACCATGCAGTATACATACTTCCTGCGGATAACGAAGCAACTGTTTGGCGATGAGATGTGATTCTTCGAGGATGCCGCCGTATTTATTGGCAGCAGGTTCCAGTTCTTTAAACCAGGCAGTAAGCGGCAGCAGTTGTGCTGGTGCCGGTGTGGTACGCGGTGTATGGAGTTTATCGGCCACCTGGCAGATGATACGGCTGGCAGCGGTGTCTTGTCCGTTGAGGGCCATTTCGAGGAGGGAGGTTTTGCCGTTGATGCGTTCCAGCAGGAGGGCGCTGCCTTCCATCTGTAATACGCGGGCGGCCCCTTCTCCGTCCCAGTAAGCCATCAGGATGCCTCCCAGCTGTTCTTCTGCTTCCAGCGCTATTTTAAGCATGGCAGGCTGTTGCTGGTAGATAACGGGTTGGAGCCAGCAGGCATATGTTCTGAAGGCAGGGCCATCAGGTTGCAGTTCCCATTTTTTCAGGTAATGTTTCCGTTCCTTGTCACCAGCCTGGAAGGCCGCTTCATTCCGCCATTCCTGAACGAGCGTGATATCGTTAGTGTTGGGCATGGGTAAAAAAGCATGGTGTAAAAAAAGCTGTCCCTCTTTTCCGTATAAGAGGGACAGTAGTATTAAGCGGGTATATTATCTTTTGCTATAATGGTCCAATCCTGGCTGCCCTGGCCTTTTGCGATCCAGCGGTCCATTTCTTTCGCGATGGCCGGGATAACGGCCAGGTGTGCGCCGTTTTGTTCGGCTGCGTTGAGAAACAGCTGGGTGTCTTTGCGGGCCATATTCAGTTCCCAGGAGGGCTCGCTGTAGTTGCCGCTGGTCATGCGTTTGAGCCTTGCCGGCAACATAGCGCCCGGATTCCAGGAGTCAAAGAGTGTGGTGATCTCACTCAGCTGGATGTTTAATCCTTTGGCGAGGGAGAGGGTATCAGAGAGCCCTGCTGTGAATGTCACCAGAAACAGGTTGCCGATCAGTTTGATGCCGGCAGCTTTGCCTGGCTCTGGTCCGAAGTTCATCACCTTGCCGGTTAACTTAGAAAGCTCCGGTTCCAGTTGGGCGATCACAGCCTGATCACCGGATACCAGCATGTTGCCGGTGCTTTCCAGTGCATTCTGCGGTCCCATGAACACTGGTGCGTGCTGGTAGATGAACCCGCGTTCTTTCCATGCCTGCGTTCTCTGAATGGCGCCTTCAGCGGAAGTGGTGGTATGATCTATGATAATGGCTCCCGGTTTCAGGCCGGCACTGGCGGCTGCCAGCACCTCGTCTACGGAGGCGTCATCTTTCAGGGTGATATGTACTCTGTCGGCTCCTTTTACGGCGTCAGCCACATTTTCAAATGCTTTTGCACCGTAGGCTTCCATTGCTGCTGCCCTGGAATGGGTGCGGTTCCATACCTGTACCTGCATTCCTTTGTTGATCATTGCCTTTACAAAGTTTGATCCCAGCAGGCCCATACCTAAAAATGCTACCATATGACTTAAATTTTGATAAAGGTAGGAAACTGAAAGAAATTAGCTTTTTACATGAAAAAATATAACTTGTTTGGTTAAATACTGATAACCACTTGTTAAATTCTGATCACAAGCAACTTGTCATCTTATGAAACGCGTTTGCCTCGCTGATAAGCCTGGCGGCCGCAGTATGCGCCTGGCTGGGTATTTATTTTATACGGCCATCAGCTGCATAAACGCACTGGTGCTGCTTTTTGTTTCCCTGGCGGCATGCAGGGCATCGAGATAGGGAAAGGTGCGGATGTCATACCGGAATTCCGGCAGCTTGTGACTGAATTTCTTTTCCAGATACTGATTCAGCTCTGCATCAGTTTTATGTCCTTCAATATAAGCTGTCAGAAAATAATACAGGCTTTTATATTCTTTCTCCAGCAACAAATGAAGCGCTATCACAAAAGCACCATAGGAAGTATCAGCGCTGCGCGCGATGATATTTATAGCTTGCTGGTAGAAGGTGGTGTCCATCTGCTGATAATGCAATGGTAAAAATATCAGACAGAAATATTCAATGTTCCTGTTTTCAAAAACACCGGCGGTGGTTTCTCCTCCATCCATATTATGCCAGGTGGCCCATTCCATAAACTCGTGCTGGGATTGCTCTCCGGCCAGTAATGCGGTGAGTTGATGAATGAGTCCTGCTACCACAGGAGCAGTGTCTCTTGCATATTGTTTGTAATCCAGCCATTCAAAAAAATAGTCAGGATGGTACTCTTCCAGCGCTGTTTCAAAAAGCGCTACAGGATCAGAAAAACCGGGCTCGTGTGGTTCCAGCTGCAATATACCGGCAGTGTTGGCAATCATTTCACGGGTGGTCAGTTTTCCCTGGAACCAGCTGATAATCATATCGTGAAAAAACGGGTATTGTTTTCCCGGGGAGGTCATGGCTAACAGGTTTATGGCGCTAATTTATGGATTCTTCTCAATACGGGCGCAGTCGGTTCCCGGAAGTACGGTCACGGCTGTACTCTTTTTTTCAACCGATCGGTTTATTTTCCATTGTAAAGCAGACCGTCCGGTCTAGATAATTTAATGAAATATTTTTCTGTTCTCAGGTGCTGCCCCTAATCCCGCAACGGGAAAACTACCCCTAGCGTTTTTGCCCTAATGACGTACTTTTGTGGCCTAGACGTGATATTAATCAGAACCATGATCTTTAGAAAAATCGCAACTTATTGGGATGCCGTTATTCATACAGGCATATACCAGGGCATGCCTTTTATTGAAGCCAGGAGGACGAAGTTGTTGAACATCGTGGTGTTGCCTGGTATGTTGCTAGCGTTTTATTTTGGAGTGCTGAATCTATACCAGGGTCGCCCCGGCCTGTCGGTGGTGAATTTTATTCATACCCTGGGCTATATGCTGATCCTGTACCTGAATAAAGAACAGCGCTATCTGTCGGCCCGGGTGATCGTTATGCTTTTTAGCCTCACCTTGTATGGTTTCTCCGGATTTTATTTCCAGAACGGAGCGGAGTTTTACCTGATTCCGATTCTGGTGATGGCTTTCCTGACTTATGACAATAAATGGTTGTTAGGTTGTCTGTCGGTATTGATCATTGCGGTGATTGCGCTGGCTTATTATGCACCGGTATTCTGGCATCAGAAACAGCTGGTGCCTTCCGGTCGTATACTGGCCAACCTGCTGATTTCACTGGGCATCGTGGTGGTGGCGCTCATCTATTTCAAAAGCGTACATGTGGAATATCAGCAGCAGACAGAGGCCCAGCGGAAGTCGCTGGACATACTCAACCGCGATAAGGTAAAACTGTTTTCCATTATTGCCCATGATATCCGCAGTCCGCTGGCCACCCTGGAAAGCTTACTGGGTATGTTCAGCAACGGGCAGTATGAATATACGGAGATGAAAGAGGCAGCAGCTGAGCTTCACCTGAAAGTAACGCAGGTAGGAGAAACGTTGAACAACCTCCTGCGCTGGACAGCCAGCCAGATGAAAGGCATACATACAGAACCGGTAAATGTACCGCTGGTACAGCTTATACGGGGAACCCTGCTCACCTTTGAACCTAATATCCGCCATAAAGCCCTGCGGATGGAGATAAAAGTATGCGGTAATCTTCAGGTGTATGCAGACAGCAATCAGCTGGTGATCATCTTACGTAACCTGATCAGCAATGCCATCAAATTCAGCCACCGGGAAGGATTGATCACCATCAGAGCCGGCTGGAAAAACAAGCAGGTACACCTCAGCGTTACCGATAGCGGTATCGGTATGACCAAGGAAAGACAGGAAACCCTGTTCTCTTTTACCGGTCAGCCGGCCTATGGTACTGACGGAGAAAGAGGATCCGGTATAGGGCTGATGCTGTGCTCCGAATTTGCAAAACAGAACGATGGTGAAATAGCCGTGGAAAGTATACCAGGCCAAGGCACCACCTTCCGGCTGCTGCTGCCGGGAAGCCAGGAGAAATCAGTAGAAGAGGAAATACCCGCATAAGCCCCGCCCACTAAACTTTACATGTGACTGTAGTTTGATGAAATATTTTCATAGCTTTGTTTTTACAGGCCATCACATTTTTTATCAACCAGCTAATGCCCGCTTACCACGTATACCAGGACAGTGAACTGCTTGACTTCATGAAGTCGGGCGATGAAGCGGCGTTCGATGAAATCTACCTCCGGCACTGGAATACCTTGTACAACGCAGCCTATTACCTCTTACACGACGAAGCCGCCTCCATGGACATCGTACAGGATGTATTTGTATGGTTCTGGGAACACCGCGACCACCTGGTGCTGACCACGCTGCGGGGTTATCTGTTGATGGCGGTACGTTATAAGGTGGCCAACTATCTCCGCCACCGTAAAGTGCGGGCGGCCTTTGTAGCGGAAACAACCATGCAGGCACAGGAAGAAGGCAGCCAGGACATGGTCCTGGAGCTGAAAGAGCTGCGGGCGGTGATCGCCCGCTTTACCAGCGAACTGCCCGACCGCTGCCGGGAAGTGTTTCAAATGAGCCGCCACCAGCATTTGTCAAACCGCGAAATTGCCCGACAGCTGGGTGTTTCCGAGAAAACGGTGGAAAACCAGCTGACAATTGCCCTGAAAAAATTACGGGTCAGATTGGGTAGCATGTCCTTACTGTTGTAAACAATCCGTTCACCCATCACTACTTTCTCAAAAAAATTTTTTCTCCGTTTGGGGGATCCGTTTCGTTGAAGTGCCTTGTATACAGGAGATCCGCTATGGAACAGGAACAACTACAGCAATTACTGGAAAAAATCAGCGATGGTACTGCCACGGCGCAGGAAACAGCCTTGTATCTCCGCTATTGTGAGGCCACGGAAAAAGCCGGCGCCAGCACTTTACCACTGCCTGATATAACAGGAGTGGAGCAGCGTATGAAGGCCAATATCCACCGGCGTATAGGCCGGAAAAAGCCTCGTCACAAAATGATATACTGGTATGCAGCTGCAGCAGTGCTGACAGGTATGATCGTACTGGGTTTCTATCTGCGGCCAGAAACATCCCAATCTGTGCCGGAGCTGGCAACAGCAACACAGCCGGATATTCCGGCCGGTAGCAATAAAGCCATGCTGACACTGGCCAACGGTGAAAAGATCTCCCTGAGTGATGCCACTGCCGGCGATATCGCCCGGCAGGCAGGGCTGCGCATCTATAAAAGTGATAGCGGCGAAATCGTATATGAAGCTACCGGCACCAGCACGGGCATCAATGAAATCAGCACGCCCCGCGGCGGACAATACCGCGTGATATTACAGGATGGCAGCAAGGTGTGGCTCAACGCCGCTTCTTCGCTGCGTTATCCTGCCACTTTCACGGGAGGTGCACGTACGGTGGAACTGAGTGGAGAGGCTTATTTTGAAATTGCCCGCGATGTGCACAGACCTTTTATCGTCAGCACACCCACACAAAAGATTGAAGTACTGGGCACCCATTTTAATGTCAATGCCTATACCGACAATACTGTGGCTAATACCACCCTGCTGGAAGGCAGTGTAAAAGTAAGTGCCGCCGGTAATAACGGAATGCTGTTAAAACCCGGTGAGCAGGCCAGTTTCAGCCAACAGACAGGCGCGCTCGTCAAAGGTAAGGCTGATGAAAATGCAGCGATAGCCTGGAAAAACGGATATTTTATTTTTAATGATACTTACCTCACAGAGGTAATGCTGCAACTGTCACGCTGGTATGATGTAAGTGTAGACTTAACAACAGTTCCCAGGATGCGTTATAATGGTGTGATTCCGCGAAATGAGCCACTGTCAAAAGTATTAGCTATGCTGGAATTTACTGGCAATGTAAAATTCAACGTTGAAAATCATAAGATCAGTATCAGAAAGTGAACAAAAAATAAAAAATAAGGAGGGATCTATTTAAGAAATCTAGTCAACCAAAAAATAACCGGTCATGCGCCAACACGACCGGTTCAATGACAAGGTAAAACAGTTACCAAACGCGTATTCAGTAAACTATTCTTTCACCTAATCAAGCAAATGTATGAATTTCAGAAATCCATACAAGGGAATGTTGTGTCCCACCAGCAAAATTCCCCGTTACCAGTACCTAACCAAATTTGTGAATGTTATGAAGCTGACGTTTCTGTTGATGACGGCGGCTTTCCTGCAAGTATCTGCTGCTGCATTTTCGCAGCAGGTGACGCTAAAACTGGAAAAAGCCTCCTTAAAAACAGTGTTTGCCGAAATCAAACGGCAAACCGGCTACGAAGTGCTGTTCAGTACAGAAATACTGGAGAAAGCCGCTCCGGTAAACATCCAGGTGAAAGATGCCTCCATCGCGGAAGTGATGACTACCGCGCTTTATCATCAACCTTTATCCTTTAAAATAGAAGGGAAGATCATCCTGATCGGCAGCAAAACACCGGCCTCCGAACAGCCTGGCCAGGCGAAAATGCCTGTAAAAGGAAAAGTGACCAACGACAAAGGAGAACCACTACCCGGTGTAAGCATCCTCGAAAAAGGCACCACCAATGGTGCCGTTACCGATGGACAGGGTGAGTTTACCCTGAATGTACAAAACGAATCAGCCGTGCTGATCGTGCGTTTTATCGGTTATGCCCAACAGGAAATAAAAGCCGCCCGCAGTATGAAAATTGTATTGCAGGACGATCTCTCTGCTATGTCAGAAGTAGTGGTGGTAGGTTATGGGGCGCAGAAAAAAGCCAATCTCACCGGCGCTGTCAGCTCTGTTAAAATGGACGAAGTGCTGGGCGACAGGCCGGTAAGCTCCGCCTCCCAGGCCTTGCAGGGTGCCGTTCCCGGCTTACAGATCACCTACGGTTCCGGCCAGCCCGGTACTTCCACCGCTATCAACATCCGCGGCTATACTTCCATCAACGGCGGTGAGCCGCTGGTACTGGTAGACAACGTACCGATGGATATCGATGATGTTAACCCGAAGGATATTGACAACATCACCGTGCTGAAAGATGCGGCCGCTGCTTCTATCTACGGTGCCAGAGCCGCTTTTGGCGTGATACTGGTGACCACCAAAAAAGGAAAGAAAAATCAGCCTGTCCGTTTTAGCTATTCCACTAACATGACCTGGAGTTCGCCCACTACACTGCCCAAAAAAGCTTCTCCGCTGGAGTTGGTGCGTGCACTGAAAGACTTCGGTACCAACGCCTACTGGACCGGCCAGAACGTGAACACCTGGCTTAAACTGCTGGAAGAATACCAACAAAATCCGGGGGCCTATCCCAATGGTGAGACAACCGTCAACGGCCTGAAATATCCACTGGCAGAAACGGATCTTTATGGAGAGCTCTTTAACCGCGGCTTCGAACAGATGCATAACTTCTCCTTCGGCGGCGGCTCGGAGAAAACAACCTTCCGCGTGTCGGGCGGCTATACCGGAGAAGATGGTATCCTCGTCACCAACAAAGACAAATACACCCGCTATAATTTTAATGCTTTCCTG belongs to Chitinophaga sp. HK235 and includes:
- a CDS encoding FecR family protein produces the protein MEQEQLQQLLEKISDGTATAQETALYLRYCEATEKAGASTLPLPDITGVEQRMKANIHRRIGRKKPRHKMIYWYAAAAVLTGMIVLGFYLRPETSQSVPELATATQPDIPAGSNKAMLTLANGEKISLSDATAGDIARQAGLRIYKSDSGEIVYEATGTSTGINEISTPRGGQYRVILQDGSKVWLNAASSLRYPATFTGGARTVELSGEAYFEIARDVHRPFIVSTPTQKIEVLGTHFNVNAYTDNTVANTTLLEGSVKVSAAGNNGMLLKPGEQASFSQQTGALVKGKADENAAIAWKNGYFIFNDTYLTEVMLQLSRWYDVSVDLTTVPRMRYNGVIPRNEPLSKVLAMLEFTGNVKFNVENHKISIRK
- a CDS encoding aminoglycoside phosphotransferase family protein, coding for MPNTNDITLVQEWRNEAAFQAGDKERKHYLKKWELQPDGPAFRTYACWLQPVIYQQQPAMLKIALEAEEQLGGILMAYWDGEGAARVLQMEGSALLLERINGKTSLLEMALNGQDTAASRIICQVADKLHTPRTTPAPAQLLPLTAWFKELEPAANKYGGILEESHLIAKQLLRYPQEVCILHGDLHHTNVLDGGTRGWVAIDPRRLVGDRGFDYAHIFCNPDLETSLAPGRLARQVAVVASAANIEPQRLLKWIVAYSGLSAAWSLSAAEDASIALGAAETAFALLSS
- a CDS encoding NAD(P)-dependent oxidoreductase, whose amino-acid sequence is MVAFLGMGLLGSNFVKAMINKGMQVQVWNRTHSRAAAMEAYGAKAFENVADAVKGADRVHITLKDDASVDEVLAAASAGLKPGAIIIDHTTTSAEGAIQRTQAWKERGFIYQHAPVFMGPQNALESTGNMLVSGDQAVIAQLEPELSKLTGKVMNFGPEPGKAAGIKLIGNLFLVTFTAGLSDTLSLAKGLNIQLSEITTLFDSWNPGAMLPARLKRMTSGNYSEPSWELNMARKDTQLFLNAAEQNGAHLAVIPAIAKEMDRWIAKGQGSQDWTIIAKDNIPA
- a CDS encoding AraC family transcriptional regulator, which gives rise to MRSKQQRKNQVPVHKATFGKGFEIKYIRDQPGQHQHLDPHRDDYYIFFLQESGTMQLMIDFELHHAVGNTIGYICPGQVHRYLATTEVAGWFLSVDIPLVQNTWRNIFEKTKNEQHFIPLQEASPFAQCLQLIWQQHNSHPTGMPQRKVMHALVDAFLGMVATTLLQTATQPGRQHDRAYNVTHQFRELVKKNVLTVKSPAAYADMMNLSLSYLNELVKGQTSFPVSHWIQQESLLEAKRLLYYTDLTTKEVAFRIGYDDHTYFSRVFRKLAGETPLDFRARYRDLSNHYQ
- a CDS encoding RNA polymerase sigma-70 factor; protein product: MPAYHVYQDSELLDFMKSGDEAAFDEIYLRHWNTLYNAAYYLLHDEAASMDIVQDVFVWFWEHRDHLVLTTLRGYLLMAVRYKVANYLRHRKVRAAFVAETTMQAQEEGSQDMVLELKELRAVIARFTSELPDRCREVFQMSRHQHLSNREIARQLGVSEKTVENQLTIALKKLRVRLGSMSLLL
- a CDS encoding SIP domain-containing protein, whose product is MGSAVIHNNRISFIEKAINKQGSILEIRHWEPASFYEIDLHLPGVKMHQWQTPPHIKCRVAPYHYRDYTPARWNASTSTCTLFVDAAHQGTGSLWASQLRPGDVFNYIGIDGSRQHVKQGAHLVMLGDQSAIGHFNALQQLASSYSWISGMVVLPETTHRKYFVQAFPELPLETVASPETLLAQLETLPLHASWQYYLVGNSHLVAALRKLLKARGCTGTQIQAQGFWK
- a CDS encoding metallophosphoesterase, translated to MQEEKRTVRIAALADLHITNTDKGTWTDCFKEINTSADILLLCGDLTDTGDESEAEILYNDLKSLNIPVVGVLGNHDYEKGRQKIIRNIIQGHNNVHILDGEAVVLHDIGFAGVKGFGGGFNGHMLSMFGENAMKAFVQESVDEALHLDRALAKIEKEHPGMKKIAVLHYSPLAETITGESEQIYPFLGSSRLAEPLIRRKVTAAFHGHAHQGKLQGMLEDVKIFNVARPILLKEGLPKPFFIFDI
- a CDS encoding sensor histidine kinase KdpD; the protein is MIFRKIATYWDAVIHTGIYQGMPFIEARRTKLLNIVVLPGMLLAFYFGVLNLYQGRPGLSVVNFIHTLGYMLILYLNKEQRYLSARVIVMLFSLTLYGFSGFYFQNGAEFYLIPILVMAFLTYDNKWLLGCLSVLIIAVIALAYYAPVFWHQKQLVPSGRILANLLISLGIVVVALIYFKSVHVEYQQQTEAQRKSLDILNRDKVKLFSIIAHDIRSPLATLESLLGMFSNGQYEYTEMKEAAAELHLKVTQVGETLNNLLRWTASQMKGIHTEPVNVPLVQLIRGTLLTFEPNIRHKALRMEIKVCGNLQVYADSNQLVIILRNLISNAIKFSHREGLITIRAGWKNKQVHLSVTDSGIGMTKERQETLFSFTGQPAYGTDGERGSGIGLMLCSEFAKQNDGEIAVESIPGQGTTFRLLLPGSQEKSVEEEIPA
- a CDS encoding GNAT family N-acetyltransferase encodes the protein MMSSPENIIPQLVTELLGQEASMPYDLLLLADPSIDMINTYISGSYVYIALLEKARVGVYVLLPLDNEKVEVKNIAVHEAWQGRGIGKYLLQDAAVKARSLGFTTLVIGTGNSSVAQLYLYQRSGFDITAIHRNFFIEHYTTPIYENGIQCKHMIMLEKPL